One window of the Rhodothermales bacterium genome contains the following:
- the bla gene encoding subclass B3 metallo-beta-lactamase codes for MIICPSAEWPAHIRSKLARDLAMVAALLVLSSCAPEVPFSELTQPYSADDCGACAGWNEPQEPFNIHGNTWYVGTRGLASILITSDTGHVLIDGGLPDSAPLILENIAALGFHAEDIGLILHSHPHFDHAGGIAALQQVTGARVAAVAAGAAALRAGNAGPDDPQFAIHLAFPSVADVETVSEGDPVRLGDLELVPWLTEGHAPGGTTWSWSSCTDATCLDIVYADSQTPVSADGFHFTGSAGLPAFERGFQSLESLSCDILVTPHPSASSFWDRMEGAEPLIDREACLRYAEAGRTRLAQRLEEESRTSNPAEKPNP; via the coding sequence ATGATCATATGCCCATCGGCCGAATGGCCCGCCCACATTCGTTCGAAGCTGGCCCGTGACCTGGCAATGGTTGCGGCCCTTCTGGTTCTCTCTTCTTGTGCACCCGAGGTTCCTTTTTCTGAACTGACTCAGCCCTATTCCGCGGATGATTGCGGTGCGTGTGCCGGGTGGAACGAGCCCCAGGAGCCGTTCAATATCCATGGCAACACGTGGTATGTCGGGACGCGGGGGCTGGCATCCATCCTCATCACATCCGATACGGGTCATGTCCTGATTGATGGCGGGCTCCCGGATTCCGCACCTCTCATTCTCGAAAATATTGCCGCGCTGGGATTCCATGCAGAGGATATCGGGCTCATTCTCCACTCCCACCCGCATTTCGATCATGCCGGTGGCATTGCCGCGCTGCAGCAGGTCACGGGTGCGCGTGTAGCCGCCGTGGCGGCGGGTGCCGCTGCACTCCGGGCGGGCAATGCGGGCCCGGACGACCCGCAGTTCGCCATTCATCTGGCATTTCCGTCGGTGGCCGACGTCGAGACGGTTTCCGAAGGTGATCCCGTACGTCTGGGCGACCTGGAACTCGTACCGTGGCTGACCGAAGGTCATGCGCCGGGCGGAACCACGTGGAGTTGGTCGTCCTGCACGGACGCCACCTGCCTGGATATCGTCTATGCGGACAGCCAGACCCCGGTGTCGGCCGACGGTTTTCATTTCACCGGCAGTGCCGGGCTTCCTGCCTTCGAACGGGGCTTCCAGTCACTGGAGTCCCTGTCATGTGATATCCTGGTGACGCCGCATCCTTCGGCCTCCTCATTCTGGGATCGGATGGAAGGCGCCGAGCCGCTCATCGACCGGGAAGCCTGCCTTCGATATGCCGAAGCAGGCCGTACCCGTCTCGCGCAACGATTGGAGGAAGAATCCCGTACCAGCAATCCGGCTGAAAAACCGAACCCCTGA
- a CDS encoding ZIP family metal transporter → MPPYLDRMELQELLITTFVAAVLADVSMVFGVAPFFVIKNLSDKVTGTMAAAAAGMMAAASLVQLVGEGLDRTPGLEAWEVTAGLAAGSLMYAAASRWIRDNPKFDLMNLRRTGGAQSLMIVAAMTVHSAPEGVAIGVAFGSQELGLGYSVVSALAVHNIPEAIAITLALRANGVSVWACMGWALFTSLPQPVFAPLAAWFIWLFEPLLPAGMGFAAGAMVYLVVADLLPDALKQTSKGRVAAAFMGGVILMILLGRAVGL, encoded by the coding sequence TTGCCACCCTATCTTGACCGCATGGAACTGCAGGAGTTGCTCATAACGACCTTCGTGGCGGCGGTGCTGGCCGACGTCTCCATGGTATTCGGTGTCGCGCCGTTTTTTGTCATCAAGAACCTGTCCGACAAGGTGACCGGGACGATGGCGGCGGCGGCAGCCGGGATGATGGCGGCGGCCAGTCTGGTCCAGTTGGTTGGGGAGGGCCTGGATCGCACTCCGGGCCTGGAGGCGTGGGAGGTCACCGCAGGCCTTGCGGCAGGATCGCTGATGTATGCGGCCGCATCCCGGTGGATTCGGGACAATCCGAAGTTCGACCTCATGAACCTCCGCAGGACAGGAGGGGCGCAGTCGCTCATGATCGTGGCGGCCATGACGGTGCATTCGGCCCCGGAGGGTGTGGCCATCGGGGTGGCGTTCGGTTCGCAGGAGTTGGGTCTCGGATATTCGGTGGTATCTGCGTTGGCCGTGCACAATATCCCGGAAGCGATCGCCATCACATTGGCGCTCAGGGCCAATGGGGTCTCGGTCTGGGCGTGCATGGGCTGGGCCCTGTTCACCAGTCTCCCGCAGCCCGTTTTTGCGCCGCTGGCCGCCTGGTTCATCTGGTTGTTTGAACCGCTCCTGCCGGCGGGAATGGGTTTCGCCGCCGGAGCCATGGTCTACCTGGTCGTTGCCGATCTCCTGCCGGACGCCCTGAAGCAGACGTCCAAAGGCCGTGTCGCGGCCGCATTCATGGGCGGCGTCATCCTGATGATCCTTCTGGGTCGGGCCGTGGGGTTGTAG
- a CDS encoding LytTR family DNA-binding domain-containing protein, whose protein sequence is MQKHTLCALVVDDETLGRERIRMLAGKRDDLVVTHEVSDGRKAVTHLQDHQFDVVFLDIEMPELTGLDVVRQIGAEHMPPVIFCTAYDAYAIEAFTVHAVDYLLKPIDPDRFDQAVDRVVARVGSDSLRQINARLEALVTEDASRAAPVQRFMIKETNQIVFVKADDVDWIEASGNYVVLHVGQKRHLLRQTMKDIEGRLDSRRFLRIHRSSIVNLDRVQKMHPTYNGEYEVRLETGARLTLSRSYRSALERFR, encoded by the coding sequence ATGCAAAAACACACTCTATGTGCACTGGTTGTCGACGACGAAACGCTCGGGCGCGAGCGGATCCGCATGCTGGCCGGCAAGCGCGACGATCTTGTGGTAACGCACGAAGTGTCCGATGGCCGGAAGGCGGTCACCCATTTGCAGGATCATCAATTCGACGTCGTCTTCCTGGATATCGAAATGCCGGAACTGACGGGGCTCGATGTGGTGCGCCAGATCGGCGCGGAACACATGCCACCCGTCATTTTTTGCACGGCGTACGACGCATACGCGATTGAGGCATTCACCGTCCATGCGGTCGACTACCTCCTGAAGCCGATCGATCCCGACCGCTTCGACCAGGCCGTTGACCGGGTTGTTGCCCGTGTCGGGAGTGACAGTCTGCGCCAGATCAATGCCCGGCTGGAAGCACTCGTGACGGAAGATGCATCACGCGCCGCGCCGGTCCAGCGATTCATGATCAAGGAAACCAACCAGATCGTTTTCGTGAAGGCCGACGACGTGGATTGGATCGAGGCGTCAGGGAACTACGTGGTGTTGCATGTGGGGCAAAAGCGTCACCTCCTCCGACAGACCATGAAGGATATAGAGGGACGGCTCGACAGCCGGCGATTCCTGCGTATCCACCGATCTTCCATCGTCAATCTGGATCGGGTACAGAAAATGCACCCTACGTACAATGGGGAGTATGAGGTTCGCCTCGAAACCGGGGCCCGGCTGACGTTGAGCCGGTCCTATCGCTCCGCGCTGGAACGCTTCCGGTGA
- a CDS encoding DUF1778 domain-containing protein: MKPEDAPKTARMELRATEYQKSVIEMAASLVGESVTSYVLSKALDDAHRIIRENHVTELSLADWERFSALLAEDAAPNEHLKNALRAYREQVAE; this comes from the coding sequence ATGAAGCCCGAAGACGCACCCAAAACGGCCCGAATGGAACTTCGCGCCACAGAATATCAGAAATCCGTCATTGAAATGGCGGCGTCCCTCGTGGGCGAGTCCGTAACGTCGTACGTCCTGTCAAAGGCGCTGGACGATGCCCACCGGATCATCCGGGAGAACCATGTCACGGAGCTTTCATTGGCCGACTGGGAACGGTTTTCGGCCCTCCTGGCAGAAGACGCCGCGCCGAATGAGCACCTGAAGAACGCCCTCAGGGCGTACCGGGAGCAGGTAGCAGAATAG
- a CDS encoding endonuclease/exonuclease/phosphatase family protein — protein sequence MSIRTTTAPFVVLLILVLSACGAETQRPPQPAQPSADTVRVLAYNIHHGEGMDGVTDLERIAALIREVQPDLVTLQEVDSVVERTGGVDQATVLGELTGMAPVFGEFMPYQGGKYGMALLSAWPIVATENIRLPDGDEPRTALSAVVASPETGRELRLVGIHFYRTEEERLAQAQELEAHLSEETRPTILAGDFNSEPGGTVMGWLAERWHIVPKGDDNLTFSSFNPVKEIDFILLRPRDAFEVIRHELLDEPVISDHRPVVIDFILR from the coding sequence ATGAGTATTCGTACTACCACTGCCCCTTTTGTCGTCTTGCTGATCCTTGTGCTCTCGGCGTGCGGCGCGGAAACGCAGCGGCCGCCCCAACCGGCCCAGCCGTCGGCCGACACCGTCCGCGTCCTCGCCTACAACATCCATCACGGCGAGGGCATGGACGGCGTCACGGACCTGGAGCGGATTGCCGCGCTCATCCGGGAGGTCCAGCCGGATCTGGTCACGCTCCAGGAAGTGGACAGCGTGGTCGAGCGGACGGGCGGCGTGGACCAGGCGACCGTCCTCGGCGAACTGACCGGTATGGCGCCGGTGTTCGGGGAATTCATGCCCTACCAGGGCGGCAAATACGGGATGGCACTGCTCTCCGCATGGCCGATTGTCGCGACCGAAAACATCCGCCTGCCGGACGGGGATGAGCCCAGAACGGCCCTGTCTGCTGTTGTCGCATCGCCCGAAACGGGCCGCGAACTCCGCCTGGTCGGCATCCATTTCTACCGCACCGAAGAGGAACGCCTGGCACAGGCGCAGGAGCTCGAGGCGCATCTTTCGGAAGAAACCCGGCCCACCATCCTGGCAGGTGATTTCAACTCCGAACCCGGCGGAACGGTCATGGGGTGGTTGGCGGAGCGCTGGCATATCGTGCCCAAAGGCGACGACAACCTGACGTTTTCGTCGTTCAATCCGGTCAAGGAAATCGACTTCATCCTGCTGCGCCCCCGGGACGCGTTCGAAGTCATCCGGCACGAGCTCCTGGACGAGCCCGTCATTTCGGATCATCGGCCGGTCGTCATCGACTTCATCCTGCGCTGA
- a CDS encoding ACT domain-containing protein, with protein MKTALEPFLHEGTFVFACVQDPDVARSLHPVASILESEGVTVVVPEAVALREGLEILFRAAWISLRMPSDLDAVGLTAAFSAALANEGVACNVVAGAFHDHIFVPVDAVGTALHVLKGLTFD; from the coding sequence ATGAAAACTGCACTTGAGCCCTTTCTGCACGAAGGGACGTTCGTATTCGCATGTGTCCAGGACCCGGATGTTGCACGGAGCTTGCATCCTGTCGCCAGCATCCTGGAGTCGGAGGGGGTGACCGTGGTGGTTCCAGAGGCCGTAGCCCTTCGCGAAGGTCTGGAAATCCTGTTCCGCGCGGCGTGGATTTCGCTCCGGATGCCGTCCGACCTGGATGCCGTTGGACTCACGGCGGCGTTCTCAGCGGCTCTGGCCAATGAAGGTGTAGCCTGCAACGTGGTGGCGGGCGCCTTCCACGACCACATTTTCGTACCTGTGGACGCCGTCGGCACGGCACTGCACGTCCTGAAAGGCTTGACGTTCGACTGA
- a CDS encoding histidine kinase, with translation MATVIVLGSTFQDYFEYGMRQGHDVRFLDMLMWPLVLWYAWACLAPFVFEWSWRHPVRRHRFAGPFGMLLLGQLVAVSAHIVVQVVGMLVPQFAGVHDSLLDTILDHTTASVLLDSLVYWCLAIAAQWARMYDDAQRNLLNAARLEAELASVRLEILKTQLHPHFLFNALNSISALMHQDAALADRMLSRLSMLVRTALERSGRSEVRLREELKFLEEYVALERLRFGDGLKIDMDIQEGIESCLVPGFLFQPLVENAIKHGFSGGSRGGTVRIMGRSLEGTLRLRVEDNGQGPSESYSGMSTGVGLANLHERLSRLYGAAFTMDAGPGTGGGFFVDMVLPCRMPSPVQVGP, from the coding sequence GTGGCTACCGTCATTGTGCTTGGATCCACGTTCCAGGACTATTTTGAGTATGGCATGCGGCAAGGACACGATGTCCGCTTCCTGGACATGCTCATGTGGCCGTTGGTGTTGTGGTATGCCTGGGCATGCCTTGCACCATTCGTTTTCGAGTGGTCGTGGCGCCATCCGGTTCGACGCCACCGGTTTGCCGGGCCGTTCGGCATGCTCCTTCTGGGACAACTCGTTGCCGTTTCCGCCCACATTGTTGTTCAGGTTGTGGGCATGCTGGTACCGCAGTTTGCCGGTGTCCATGACTCGCTCCTGGACACCATCCTGGATCACACAACGGCGTCAGTTCTGCTCGACTCCCTCGTCTACTGGTGTCTGGCCATCGCCGCGCAATGGGCCCGCATGTACGACGATGCCCAACGAAACCTTCTGAACGCCGCCCGGCTGGAGGCCGAGTTGGCGTCCGTCAGGCTGGAGATACTGAAGACCCAACTCCATCCGCACTTCCTGTTCAATGCGCTGAACAGTATTTCCGCCCTCATGCATCAGGATGCGGCATTGGCCGATCGCATGCTGAGCAGGCTGAGTATGTTGGTCCGGACGGCCCTGGAGCGGAGTGGTCGGTCCGAGGTCCGGTTGCGGGAGGAGCTCAAGTTCCTGGAAGAATACGTGGCGCTCGAGCGCCTCCGGTTCGGGGATGGCCTGAAGATCGATATGGACATCCAGGAAGGTATCGAAAGTTGTCTGGTACCCGGCTTCCTTTTCCAGCCCCTTGTCGAGAATGCCATCAAGCATGGTTTCTCGGGCGGGAGTCGGGGCGGAACCGTTCGGATCATGGGACGGTCGCTGGAGGGCACGTTGCGGCTTCGGGTCGAGGACAACGGGCAGGGACCGTCGGAGTCTTATAGTGGCATGTCGACCGGCGTTGGCCTCGCCAACCTGCACGAGCGGCTCAGCCGTCTCTACGGAGCCGCGTTCACCATGGATGCCGGACCCGGGACCGGCGGCGGTTTCTTCGTCGACATGGTACTTCCCTGCCGGATGCCGTCCCCGGTCCAGGTCGGCCCGTAA
- a CDS encoding M1 family metallopeptidase: protein MKTLIVLFTGLLLAQTGCAQERAPWTAPSFTQQDSLRGSITPERAWWDLTYYHLDVTVDPEGKSLEGRNAIHYRVLEPASRMQIDLQAPLELRHAEQDGRALSFTRDGNVYWLDLVAPQVVGEVRSVVLSYGGIPKPAENAPWDGGFSWAQDELGNPFVATSCQGLGASVWWPCKDHMYDEADSMLVSVTVPPGLMGVSNGRLRSQDTRDDGWTTFHWFVSNPINNYGVNVNIGDYASWHEVYDGEAGPLDLSFHVLRPNEDRARLHFRDVHRMLEAFEHWFGPYPFREDGYKLVEVPYLGMEHQSSITYGNGFQDGYRGRDLSGSGWGLKFDFIIIHESGHEWFANNITYRDIADMWIHESFTAYSENLFVDYWYGTEASAEYVIGTRSNIRNDRPIIGEYDVNFAGSGDMYYKGANMLHTIRTVLGDDDHWRRMLRGLNETFWHQTVTTEQIESWMIQESGLDLAPIFDQYLRDTRIPLLKTEWDGNMLAYKWDDVVEGFNMPIEIRVDEGQSVRLVPTTTWQSMRMDASGTVTVDKNYYVRTVQAAEAGYSR from the coding sequence ATGAAGACGCTGATCGTTCTGTTTACCGGCCTTCTGCTCGCACAAACCGGTTGTGCACAGGAACGGGCACCGTGGACCGCACCATCGTTTACGCAACAGGATTCGTTGCGCGGGTCCATCACGCCCGAGAGGGCATGGTGGGACCTCACCTATTACCATCTGGACGTCACTGTGGACCCGGAAGGCAAATCCCTTGAAGGGCGGAACGCCATCCACTACAGGGTTCTGGAGCCGGCTTCTCGCATGCAAATTGATCTCCAAGCACCCTTGGAGCTGCGACACGCCGAGCAGGACGGGCGCGCCCTGTCGTTCACCCGCGACGGTAACGTGTACTGGCTGGACCTGGTGGCACCCCAGGTAGTCGGTGAAGTCCGGAGTGTGGTGCTTTCCTACGGAGGCATCCCCAAGCCCGCCGAGAATGCACCTTGGGATGGCGGATTCAGCTGGGCACAGGATGAACTGGGCAATCCGTTCGTGGCCACGTCGTGTCAGGGTCTTGGAGCGAGTGTCTGGTGGCCATGCAAGGATCACATGTACGATGAAGCAGACAGCATGCTCGTGAGTGTGACGGTGCCACCGGGGCTCATGGGTGTCTCGAACGGGAGACTGCGAAGCCAGGATACGCGGGATGATGGATGGACGACGTTCCATTGGTTCGTATCGAACCCCATCAACAACTACGGCGTGAATGTGAATATCGGAGATTACGCATCGTGGCACGAGGTGTACGACGGTGAGGCGGGCCCGCTCGATCTGTCGTTCCATGTGCTTCGCCCGAATGAGGATCGGGCCCGCCTCCATTTCCGTGATGTACATCGGATGCTGGAGGCCTTCGAGCACTGGTTTGGACCCTATCCCTTCCGTGAGGACGGGTACAAACTGGTGGAAGTGCCCTATCTGGGAATGGAGCATCAGAGCTCCATCACATACGGAAACGGTTTTCAGGACGGCTACCGGGGCCGAGACCTGAGCGGTTCAGGTTGGGGGCTCAAATTCGACTTCATCATCATCCATGAATCGGGTCACGAGTGGTTCGCCAACAACATCACCTACCGCGACATCGCGGACATGTGGATACATGAGAGCTTTACAGCCTATTCGGAAAATCTGTTTGTGGACTACTGGTACGGGACCGAGGCGAGTGCCGAATACGTGATCGGGACCCGCTCCAATATCCGCAATGACCGTCCGATAATCGGAGAGTACGATGTCAATTTTGCCGGGTCCGGGGACATGTACTACAAAGGCGCCAACATGCTGCACACCATCCGGACGGTGCTCGGCGACGACGATCACTGGCGACGCATGCTTCGAGGTTTGAACGAAACGTTCTGGCATCAGACGGTCACGACTGAGCAAATCGAGTCGTGGATGATCCAGGAGTCGGGCCTGGACCTCGCGCCCATCTTTGACCAGTATCTTCGCGATACGCGCATTCCGTTATTGAAAACGGAATGGGACGGCAACATGCTGGCCTACAAGTGGGACGACGTGGTCGAGGGGTTCAATATGCCCATCGAAATCCGGGTCGACGAGGGGCAATCGGTCCGCCTGGTACCAACTACGACGTGGCAGTCCATGCGCATGGATGCATCCGGCACGGTCACCGTAGACAAGAATTACTACGTGCGAACAGTTCAGGCCGCTGAAGCAGGGTATTCACGTTGA
- a CDS encoding GNAT family N-acetyltransferase: MLDSLQTAPLRIQKLSPRHNRKGFDCGVEPLNEYIQAYARQNERLGISVTRVAVRGDSPEILGFYSLSSGHVTCGELPEQEARRLPNYPIPVVRMGRLATSLAARGTGVGAHLLIDALRISLGVSKDIGIYAIEVDAKSTQAREFYRHYGFAPLSDHPLHMYLTMKTVQALFG; the protein is encoded by the coding sequence ATGCTGGATTCGCTCCAAACGGCCCCTCTCCGCATCCAAAAACTCTCACCCCGGCACAATCGAAAAGGATTCGATTGCGGCGTCGAGCCGTTGAACGAATACATTCAGGCCTACGCCAGACAGAATGAACGACTGGGGATTAGCGTGACCCGTGTGGCCGTGCGGGGGGACAGCCCCGAAATCCTGGGCTTTTATTCGCTTTCGTCTGGTCACGTCACGTGTGGCGAATTGCCTGAGCAGGAGGCTCGGCGCCTGCCCAACTATCCGATTCCCGTTGTCCGGATGGGTCGTCTGGCGACAAGTTTGGCTGCGCGCGGCACCGGAGTCGGTGCACATTTGTTGATCGATGCGCTCCGTATTTCGCTGGGTGTGTCGAAGGACATTGGCATTTACGCGATTGAAGTCGATGCCAAATCAACGCAGGCCAGGGAATTCTATCGCCACTACGGATTCGCCCCGCTCAGCGACCATCCACTCCACATGTATTTGACCATGAAGACGGTTCAGGCGCTCTTCGGGTAG
- a CDS encoding 6-bladed beta-propeller yields the protein MHTSRWIQSAVLFMLAGTLACTIVACGGDASGPDSSLGEWGEPATLTEDLRIGALESDEDAYMLGRITELVPDGEGGVYAFDDRVPAIRHFNAEGTYIKTIGAKGSGPGEYEDIILGMDHLPDGRLIVRDPRNRRFTMYTPDGEFSEQWGLDSGLYTSRAMYVDRQGQVYARIVTSRPQQDQPFETGLLRLDGNGLPVDTLHAPSMPGDELPPSGFFSVGVDWDLHPDGYVVVGRSDAYAIELRKPEGTVVLSRDLERVELNSEERAEWEAVREWQIETQGQFMSQLPPPTPSVKPFYRTIYSGKDGSIWVRRYVEAVKHDRAGEPAPPEGAPPPRTWREPVVYDVFQDDGTFLGEVHVPEGVSLWTYNLDEIWATTSGEMGETYLVRMSLSIPDRS from the coding sequence ATGCACACCTCCCGATGGATCCAATCCGCAGTGCTTTTCATGTTGGCCGGGACGCTGGCATGCACGATCGTTGCCTGTGGAGGTGACGCCTCCGGACCCGACTCGTCACTCGGCGAATGGGGCGAACCCGCCACGCTGACCGAAGACCTCCGCATTGGCGCGTTGGAAAGCGATGAGGACGCCTACATGTTGGGGCGCATAACGGAGCTCGTTCCCGACGGTGAAGGCGGAGTCTACGCGTTCGACGACCGCGTACCCGCCATCCGTCACTTCAATGCTGAGGGCACCTACATCAAAACGATTGGTGCCAAGGGATCCGGGCCCGGTGAGTACGAAGACATCATCCTGGGCATGGACCATCTGCCGGACGGACGCCTCATTGTCCGGGATCCCCGCAACCGCCGATTCACGATGTATACCCCGGACGGGGAGTTCTCCGAGCAATGGGGACTGGATTCGGGGTTGTACACGTCAAGGGCCATGTACGTGGATCGGCAAGGACAGGTCTATGCCCGGATTGTCACATCGAGGCCTCAGCAAGACCAGCCCTTCGAAACGGGACTGCTGCGTCTGGATGGTAATGGGCTTCCGGTCGATACGCTGCATGCGCCGAGCATGCCCGGAGATGAGCTGCCACCGTCCGGCTTCTTCAGTGTCGGTGTGGATTGGGACCTGCATCCCGACGGATACGTCGTGGTCGGTCGAAGCGACGCTTATGCCATCGAACTTCGAAAGCCGGAGGGTACGGTCGTCTTGTCGCGGGACCTCGAACGCGTCGAACTCAATTCGGAAGAACGAGCTGAATGGGAAGCCGTTCGGGAGTGGCAGATCGAAACGCAAGGACAGTTCATGTCCCAGCTTCCACCGCCTACACCCTCCGTGAAGCCGTTCTACCGGACCATCTATTCCGGCAAAGATGGAAGTATCTGGGTCAGGCGCTACGTAGAAGCAGTGAAGCACGATCGGGCAGGCGAGCCCGCGCCACCAGAAGGCGCTCCGCCACCGCGAACCTGGCGAGAGCCCGTCGTGTACGATGTGTTCCAGGATGACGGTACGTTTCTGGGCGAAGTCCACGTGCCGGAGGGCGTGTCCCTCTGGACGTACAATCTGGACGAAATCTGGGCTACAACGAGCGGCGAAATGGGCGAAACGTATCTTGTGCGGATGTCCCTTTCCATCCCGGATCGTTCATGA
- a CDS encoding CocE/NonD family hydrolase, with product MKHVLILVFLLQACGPAGDDRPDTIDFDVEANYTKKEVQIPMRDGVHLFATIYTPRDTTQHYPFLIRRSPYGSGPYEPGEYLNHVGPNGTPRFAEEGYIFVYQDVRGRFMSEGTFTNMTPNHPGNRPDTPPDESSDMHDTAEWLLENVHPNNGKIGLWGISYPGFYAAASVIDTHPAVKASSPQAPIGDWFIGDDFHHNGAFFLQDAFRFFYRFDHIEPTPTQARREPAFDFGTDSAYEFFQALGPIKNANERYFHNQVPSWDSLMTHGTYNAYWQARNIVPHMENVTSSMLTVAGLFDAEDPYGPIAIYQSTEARNPGIDNKLILGPWYHGGWVRADGDSLGAVGFGQKTSLYYQENIDLAWFNQQLKGKGNAGLPEVMAYGSGTDAWREFDAWPPPDATPVSFWFGPEGSLKTEVPVEVEGKDSWVSNPANPVPYTGERSIARSREYMVEDQRFLQGREDVLTFASKEMTMPSTFAGPVDVELFVSTTGTDADFVVKVIDEYPDGFQMLVRAEVFRGKFRNSMSAPEPFIPGQVARVSFSTPHILHTFKPGHRMLVQVQSSWFPLVDMNPQTFTDIYTADESAFQSATHSLHRAAGQASRITLHRIPE from the coding sequence ATGAAGCACGTTCTCATTCTGGTATTCCTTCTCCAGGCCTGCGGGCCTGCCGGAGACGATCGCCCCGATACGATCGATTTCGATGTTGAGGCGAATTACACGAAGAAAGAGGTCCAGATACCCATGCGCGACGGGGTGCATCTGTTTGCGACCATCTATACCCCGCGCGATACCACGCAGCACTATCCGTTTCTCATCCGACGGTCACCGTACGGATCCGGCCCATACGAACCGGGTGAATACCTGAACCATGTGGGGCCCAACGGAACACCCCGGTTTGCTGAGGAAGGCTACATTTTTGTCTACCAGGACGTCCGGGGACGATTCATGTCGGAGGGCACATTCACCAACATGACGCCGAACCATCCGGGAAACAGGCCGGATACGCCTCCGGATGAGAGCAGCGACATGCACGATACGGCCGAATGGTTGCTGGAAAACGTACACCCGAACAATGGGAAAATCGGCCTGTGGGGCATTTCCTACCCGGGTTTCTATGCTGCGGCCAGTGTTATCGATACCCACCCGGCCGTGAAGGCGAGTTCACCTCAGGCACCCATAGGAGATTGGTTCATTGGAGACGACTTCCACCACAATGGAGCGTTCTTCCTGCAGGATGCATTCCGGTTTTTCTACCGGTTCGACCACATAGAGCCCACACCCACCCAGGCCAGACGGGAGCCGGCCTTTGATTTCGGGACCGACTCGGCCTACGAGTTCTTCCAGGCGCTCGGGCCAATCAAAAATGCCAACGAGCGGTATTTCCACAACCAGGTTCCCTCCTGGGATTCACTCATGACGCACGGCACCTACAATGCCTATTGGCAAGCACGCAATATTGTCCCGCACATGGAGAATGTGACCTCGAGCATGCTCACCGTCGCGGGTCTGTTTGACGCCGAGGATCCGTATGGTCCGATCGCGATCTACCAAAGCACGGAGGCCCGCAATCCCGGGATCGACAACAAACTGATTCTGGGTCCGTGGTATCACGGAGGTTGGGTACGTGCCGATGGGGACAGCCTGGGAGCAGTGGGTTTCGGACAGAAGACATCCCTGTACTATCAGGAGAATATTGATCTGGCCTGGTTCAACCAGCAGCTCAAAGGCAAGGGAAACGCGGGTCTGCCGGAAGTCATGGCCTATGGTTCGGGCACTGACGCATGGCGGGAATTCGACGCATGGCCGCCGCCCGATGCCACGCCCGTTTCCTTCTGGTTCGGACCCGAGGGGTCGTTGAAAACGGAGGTGCCCGTCGAAGTCGAGGGCAAGGACAGTTGGGTAAGCAATCCCGCCAATCCCGTGCCATACACGGGTGAACGAAGTATAGCCCGGTCCCGTGAGTACATGGTCGAGGACCAGCGCTTCCTCCAGGGACGGGAAGACGTATTGACGTTCGCGTCCAAGGAAATGACGATGCCCTCCACGTTTGCAGGCCCCGTGGATGTCGAACTTTTCGTGTCCACCACCGGCACGGATGCCGATTTCGTAGTGAAGGTGATTGACGAATATCCGGATGGATTCCAGATGCTCGTGCGGGCCGAAGTGTTCAGGGGGAAATTCCGGAACAGCATGTCTGCTCCGGAGCCCTTTATTCCCGGACAGGTCGCCCGGGTGTCGTTCAGTACACCGCATATCCTGCACACGTTCAAGCCCGGCCACAGAATGCTTGTGCAGGTACAAAGCAGCTGGTTTCCGTTGGTCGACATGAACCCGCAGACGTTCACGGACATCTATACGGCGGACGAAAGTGCCTTCCAGTCGGCTACCCATTCGCTGCACCGTGCGGCAGGTCAAGCCTCGCGGATTACCCTGCATCGTATTCCGGAATAA